Proteins encoded together in one Thermococcus gammatolerans EJ3 window:
- a CDS encoding Lrp/AsnC family transcriptional regulator, with protein sequence MPGLLDDIDMKLLEELRKNARENIATLSKKIGIPRTTVHYRIKKLVEEGVIEKFTIKPNYKKLDLGTTAFILARYDPESGINQREVAKRVATLDGVYEVHIITGEWDLLIKVRAKNSEEIGKIVIDKLREIKGIGQTVTMVSFVSVKEEI encoded by the coding sequence ATGCCCGGACTGCTCGACGACATAGACATGAAGTTGCTCGAAGAGTTAAGGAAGAACGCCAGGGAGAACATAGCGACCCTGAGCAAAAAAATCGGCATACCGAGGACGACGGTGCACTACAGGATAAAGAAGCTCGTTGAGGAGGGAGTTATAGAGAAGTTCACGATAAAGCCCAACTACAAGAAGCTCGACCTTGGAACCACTGCCTTCATACTGGCAAGGTACGACCCAGAATCAGGAATAAACCAGAGAGAAGTTGCCAAACGCGTTGCAACGCTCGATGGAGTCTATGAGGTGCACATAATCACGGGAGAATGGGACCTCCTGATAAAGGTCAGGGCAAAGAACTCGGAGGAGATCGGAAAGATCGTCATCGATAAACTAAGGGAGATAAAGGGGATCGGGCAAACGGTTACGATGGTTTCGTTCGTTTCGGTTAAGGAGGAGATCTGA
- a CDS encoding XTP/dITP diphosphatase → MRLAFITSNPGKVEEAKRYFEPLGVEVYQLHMSYPEIQADTLEEVAEYGARWLAGRIDGPFFLDDSGLFVEALKGFPGVYSAYVYKTLGYWGILKLLEGESNRKAYFKSVIAYWDGELHIFRGKVDGKITEEPRGSGGFGFDPVFIPEGFDRTFAEMTTEEKNAISHRGRALKAFATWLKENLK, encoded by the coding sequence ATGAGGCTCGCCTTTATTACCTCCAACCCCGGCAAGGTTGAGGAAGCAAAAAGATACTTCGAGCCACTAGGCGTTGAAGTTTACCAGCTCCACATGAGCTATCCCGAAATACAGGCGGATACGCTCGAGGAGGTCGCGGAATACGGGGCAAGGTGGCTGGCCGGGAGAATAGATGGGCCCTTTTTTCTCGACGACTCAGGCCTCTTCGTTGAGGCCCTCAAGGGCTTCCCCGGCGTTTACTCGGCCTACGTTTACAAGACGCTTGGCTATTGGGGCATCCTCAAGCTCCTCGAAGGTGAATCCAACAGAAAAGCCTATTTCAAGAGCGTTATCGCCTACTGGGACGGAGAGCTTCACATATTTAGGGGTAAAGTGGACGGGAAGATAACGGAAGAGCCCCGGGGAAGCGGCGGTTTTGGGTTCGATCCCGTTTTCATACCCGAAGGCTTCGACAGAACCTTTGCCGAAATGACAACCGAGGAGAAGAACGCGATCTCCCACAGGGGAAGAGCGCTGAAGGCCTTTGCCACTTGGCTCAAAGAAAACCTTAAATAA
- a CDS encoding adenosine-specific kinase, translated as MVKIEVVDIEKPEGVEVIIGQGNFSIFTVDDLARALLTAVPGIKFGIAMNEAKPQLTRYTGNDKELEELAARNAVRIGAGHVFVILMKNAFPINVLNTIKNHPAVAMVYGASENPFQVIVAETELGRSVLGIVDGKAANKIESEEQKRERRELVEKIGYTID; from the coding sequence ATGGTGAAGATAGAAGTCGTCGACATAGAAAAGCCAGAGGGAGTCGAGGTCATCATCGGACAGGGCAACTTCTCGATATTCACGGTCGATGACCTTGCCAGGGCTCTTCTCACAGCCGTTCCCGGGATAAAGTTTGGGATAGCAATGAACGAGGCAAAGCCACAGCTCACGCGTTACACAGGTAACGACAAGGAGCTCGAAGAGCTAGCAGCCAGGAACGCGGTCAGGATAGGGGCAGGGCACGTCTTCGTGATACTCATGAAGAACGCCTTCCCAATAAACGTGCTCAACACCATTAAGAATCATCCAGCCGTTGCCATGGTTTACGGGGCCAGCGAAAACCCATTCCAGGTAATCGTTGCCGAAACCGAGCTCGGGAGGAGCGTTCTTGGAATAGTGGACGGTAAAGCAGCGAACAAAATAGAGTCCGAAGAACAGAAGAGGGAGCGCAGGGAGCTCGTTGAGAAGATAGGGTACACGATTGACTAA
- a CDS encoding Lrp/AsnC family transcriptional regulator — protein MQDVNPDEIELLVELLNKYPVESLKKIAELEGLDYHKLTRIYDKYYGKYVFVNAMYDIKKIGLKSYIAYLSVPRERLREVALRMKQNPFFVDITAMFGFKNGITAIVYVPKEQVDLLDQVMEKYSDDYEYYEVRAYPPSGDDNFGEWNLPYQYAILMDILKWDARTPLSEIARELGKSRPTVRFMIRTLQHRGILLGYIATIENTEHDRGVTGITSELNEEVLEKFKDYEINVGVLVGRGYLLEWYFSSKEDLAQKLFEFSGYVEQLGIEYFDLLADIKEMYPKERLRRMVRKDGEGYRSILEF, from the coding sequence ATGCAGGATGTCAATCCTGATGAAATAGAACTGCTCGTTGAGCTGTTGAACAAGTATCCCGTAGAGAGTCTGAAGAAGATAGCCGAACTTGAGGGACTGGACTATCACAAACTCACTCGGATCTATGACAAGTATTATGGTAAGTACGTTTTCGTTAACGCGATGTACGATATCAAAAAGATTGGCCTGAAGAGTTATATCGCTTACCTGTCCGTTCCCAGGGAGAGGCTTCGTGAGGTCGCCCTGAGGATGAAACAAAACCCCTTCTTTGTTGACATTACCGCAATGTTCGGTTTTAAAAATGGCATTACGGCAATCGTTTACGTCCCCAAGGAACAGGTTGATCTCCTCGATCAGGTGATGGAGAAGTATTCCGACGATTACGAGTACTACGAGGTCCGAGCTTACCCCCCTTCTGGCGATGACAATTTTGGAGAGTGGAACCTTCCGTACCAGTACGCTATTTTAATGGACATACTCAAGTGGGACGCCAGAACGCCGCTCTCAGAGATCGCAAGGGAGCTCGGGAAGAGCAGGCCAACGGTGCGCTTCATGATCAGGACACTCCAGCACAGGGGCATTCTGCTCGGCTATATTGCCACCATCGAGAACACTGAACACGATCGGGGGGTGACTGGAATAACGAGCGAATTAAACGAGGAGGTTCTCGAGAAATTCAAAGATTACGAGATAAACGTCGGCGTACTCGTTGGCAGAGGGTATCTCCTTGAGTGGTACTTCTCATCAAAGGAGGATCTTGCCCAGAAGCTCTTTGAGTTCAGCGGTTACGTGGAGCAGCTTGGCATTGAGTACTTTGACCTCCTAGCGGACATAAAGGAGATGTACCCCAAGGAGAGGCTTAGAAGGATGGTAAGAAAGGACGGCGAGGGATACAGATCCATACTTGAATTTTAG
- a CDS encoding SPASM domain-containing protein produces MEEIVKVSTISTQEIKPRVEDIVVGKPPWSETPHAGSVERLILQLGAGRGRFNELYGIPRSIGCIGNNRFVLRRKKLGREEIEKILRDFKSMGGTEVWITNYDSPEELNEAVEMAFKVGIEEIRAVFLFEDAEKIRPLDGVEYIAELEYDPEAIISAAMRLWIRGILVMVTPDKVNEAKEFIQKVKGDGDFKAYVDVLYPRSLRHLDFNTIELRKINNPTTSKYHDCLAGTVAVSGDGFVLPCPLLRNLVVGDVREKSFKWIVGRSKKLREFWTMTKDKVDGCSTCPLRYICHDCRALEYQASGDLRGIEYCPLL; encoded by the coding sequence ATGGAGGAGATCGTGAAGGTTAGCACCATCTCCACACAGGAGATCAAACCGAGGGTAGAGGACATAGTCGTTGGAAAGCCCCCGTGGAGCGAGACACCCCACGCCGGAAGCGTCGAGAGGCTTATTCTTCAGCTCGGTGCTGGCAGAGGCAGGTTCAATGAGCTCTATGGGATTCCGCGCTCAATAGGCTGCATCGGGAACAACAGGTTCGTCCTGAGAAGGAAGAAGCTGGGGAGGGAGGAGATAGAGAAAATTCTCCGGGACTTCAAATCCATGGGTGGGACCGAGGTATGGATCACCAACTACGACTCCCCAGAGGAGCTTAACGAGGCCGTTGAGATGGCCTTCAAGGTTGGCATCGAGGAGATAAGGGCCGTCTTTCTCTTCGAAGACGCTGAGAAAATCCGCCCCCTTGACGGTGTGGAGTACATAGCTGAGCTCGAATACGACCCCGAAGCCATCATCTCTGCCGCCATGAGGCTCTGGATTCGGGGGATCCTTGTTATGGTGACCCCGGATAAGGTGAACGAGGCAAAGGAGTTCATCCAGAAGGTCAAGGGGGATGGTGACTTTAAGGCCTACGTGGACGTTCTCTATCCAAGATCCCTCCGGCACCTTGACTTCAACACCATAGAGCTCAGAAAGATAAACAATCCGACCACCAGCAAGTACCACGACTGCCTGGCAGGCACCGTCGCGGTCAGCGGGGACGGCTTCGTACTTCCCTGTCCTCTCCTCAGGAACCTGGTCGTCGGCGACGTCAGGGAAAAGAGCTTCAAGTGGATCGTTGGGAGGAGCAAAAAGCTTAGGGAGTTCTGGACCATGACTAAGGACAAAGTTGATGGCTGTTCAACCTGCCCGCTGAGGTATATCTGCCACGACTGCAGGGCCCTCGAATACCAGGCCAGCGGCGATCTAAGGGGAATCGAGTACTGCCCGCTGCTCTAA
- a CDS encoding molybdenum cofactor biosynthesis protein MoaE yields the protein MSKVKITGEPFSVDEAIKLVERDEAGGYVVFLGKVRNENRGRRVLKLIYEAYEEMALKEMEKIRKEALEKFPILDMLIWHRVGELKVGEDTILIVASAKHRSEAFDACRWAIDEVKKRVPVWKKEVTEEGTFWIEGEQTIPEDYHKA from the coding sequence ATGAGCAAGGTCAAGATCACGGGAGAGCCCTTCAGCGTTGATGAGGCCATAAAGCTCGTGGAGAGGGACGAGGCCGGTGGATACGTTGTTTTCCTTGGAAAAGTCAGAAACGAGAACAGGGGAAGGAGAGTGCTAAAACTTATCTACGAAGCGTACGAGGAGATGGCCCTGAAGGAGATGGAAAAAATCCGAAAAGAGGCCCTCGAGAAGTTCCCCATCCTGGACATGCTGATATGGCATCGCGTCGGTGAGCTGAAGGTTGGAGAGGACACCATCCTGATTGTGGCCAGCGCCAAACACAGAAGTGAGGCCTTTGACGCGTGCCGATGGGCAATAGACGAGGTGAAAAAGAGGGTCCCGGTGTGGAAGAAGGAGGTTACCGAGGAGGGCACCTTCTGGATCGAGGGCGAGCAAACGATTCCCGAGGATTACCACAAAGCTTAG
- a CDS encoding ThiF family adenylyltransferase, with product MLTDRELQRYNRQIMIIGTEGQERLKGSTVAVVGVGGLGSPVALYLTAAGVGRIVLIDSEKPELSNLNRQILHWEEDLGARPKPLSGKWKLERFNSDVEVVARPVRLSEENIDEVLKDADVIVDCLDSFEARFLLDDYAKRTGKPLVHGAVEGTYGQVTTILPGKTKTLREIFPRVKEKKGKLPIIGPTAGVVGSIQAMEVIKLLTGLGEPLFNRLLIIDLAHNVYELVEL from the coding sequence ATGCTCACCGATAGAGAACTTCAAAGGTATAACAGGCAGATAATGATAATCGGAACTGAAGGACAGGAGAGATTAAAGGGGAGCACCGTTGCAGTCGTCGGCGTCGGCGGCCTCGGCTCTCCGGTCGCGCTCTATCTCACGGCGGCGGGTGTGGGGAGAATAGTGCTGATCGATTCCGAGAAGCCGGAGCTGAGCAACCTGAACAGGCAGATACTCCACTGGGAGGAGGATCTCGGAGCGAGACCCAAGCCTCTTTCGGGAAAGTGGAAGCTTGAACGGTTCAATTCGGACGTGGAGGTAGTGGCCAGACCAGTGAGACTCAGCGAGGAGAACATCGACGAGGTTCTGAAGGACGCTGACGTCATAGTTGATTGCCTCGACAGTTTTGAAGCACGCTTCCTTTTGGACGATTACGCGAAGAGAACTGGGAAGCCACTCGTGCATGGGGCAGTGGAGGGAACCTACGGACAGGTGACGACAATATTACCGGGAAAAACGAAAACACTGAGAGAGATCTTCCCGAGAGTGAAGGAAAAGAAGGGAAAGCTCCCGATAATCGGACCAACGGCCGGAGTCGTTGGATCGATTCAGGCTATGGAGGTTATAAAGCTGCTAACGGGCCTTGGGGAGCCGCTCTTCAACAGACTCCTGATAATCGACCTCGCCCACAACGTCTACGAGCTCGTTGAGCTTTAG
- the deoC gene encoding deoxyribose-phosphate aldolase — protein MDIAKYIDHTNLKPYATKEDIIKLCDEAIQYGFYAVCVNPYRVKLAKEYLSEKKADVKVASVIGFPLGATPTEVKVFEARKALEDGADELDMVINIGALKDGDYDYVKRDIEEVVKVAHEKGAKVKVIIETCYLTEEEKIKACELAKEAGADFVKTSTGFGTGGATVEDVRLMRKVVGPEMGVKAAGGIRTYEQALAMIEAGANRIGTSSGVRIVEGARNAE, from the coding sequence ATGGACATAGCGAAGTATATCGACCATACAAACCTAAAGCCCTACGCTACCAAGGAGGACATAATTAAGCTCTGCGATGAGGCGATTCAGTACGGTTTCTACGCCGTCTGCGTCAACCCCTACCGCGTCAAGCTCGCCAAGGAATACCTGAGCGAGAAGAAGGCCGACGTTAAGGTAGCGAGCGTTATAGGCTTCCCGCTCGGGGCAACTCCCACCGAGGTCAAGGTCTTTGAAGCGAGGAAAGCTCTGGAAGATGGAGCTGATGAGCTTGACATGGTCATAAACATAGGCGCGCTCAAGGATGGGGACTACGACTACGTGAAGAGGGACATAGAGGAGGTCGTCAAGGTAGCACACGAAAAGGGGGCCAAGGTCAAGGTCATAATCGAGACCTGCTACCTCACCGAGGAGGAGAAAATCAAGGCCTGTGAGCTAGCGAAAGAAGCTGGAGCGGACTTCGTGAAAACCTCGACCGGCTTTGGAACCGGTGGTGCGACGGTCGAGGATGTAAGGCTCATGAGGAAGGTTGTGGGGCCTGAGATGGGCGTCAAAGCCGCCGGGGGAATCAGGACTTACGAACAGGCCCTCGCCATGATAGAGGCCGGTGCGAACAGGATAGGCACTTCGAGCGGTGTGAGGATCGTGGAGGGGGCAAGGAATGCCGAGTAA
- a CDS encoding family 4B encapsulin nanocompartment shell protein: MPSKEEMLELIERASQELREEGVNPDILLAGPGFVEVMGELLDVLDLPVYVIKELEYDAVIADSRYLGQVRKASKRISIEPLLVEENVWEEIRKL; the protein is encoded by the coding sequence ATGCCGAGTAAGGAGGAGATGCTCGAGCTCATCGAGAGGGCCTCCCAGGAACTGAGGGAAGAGGGTGTCAACCCCGACATTCTCCTGGCGGGTCCGGGTTTCGTTGAGGTTATGGGTGAGCTCTTGGACGTGCTCGACCTTCCCGTTTACGTCATAAAGGAGCTTGAGTACGATGCGGTCATAGCGGACTCTCGCTACCTCGGACAGGTAAGGAAGGCCTCAAAGAGGATCTCCATCGAGCCTCTCCTCGTTGAGGAGAACGTCTGGGAAGAAATAAGGAAGCTCTGA
- a CDS encoding ornithine aminotransferase has translation MVVRPNVKELPGPKAREVIERNFKYLAMTTQDPENLPIVIERGEGIRVYDVDGNVFYDFASGVGVINVGHAHPRVVEAIKKQAEKFTHYSLTDFFYENAVVLAEKLIELAPGDFEKKVVYSNSGAEANEAAMKLVKYGTGRKQFLAFYHAFHGRTQAVLSLTASKWVQQDGFFPTMPGVTHIPYPNPYRNTWGIDGYDEPDELINRVLDFIEEYVFRHVPPHEVGAIFFEPIQGEGGYVVPPKNFFKELKKFADEYGILLADDEVQMGIGRTGKFWAIEHFGVEPDLIQFGKAIGGGLPLAGVVHRKEISFDKPGRHATTFGGNPVAIAAGIEVVEIVKELLPHVQEVGDYLHKILEELKENYEVIGDARGLGLAQAVEIVKSKDTKEKYPELRDRIVGEAAKRGLVLLGCGDNSIRFIPPLIVTKEEIDIAMEIFEDALKAALK, from the coding sequence ATGGTGGTTAGACCGAACGTTAAAGAGCTCCCCGGACCAAAGGCAAGGGAAGTAATAGAGAGGAACTTCAAGTACCTCGCCATGACAACCCAAGATCCCGAGAACCTCCCGATAGTCATCGAGCGCGGTGAAGGGATAAGGGTCTACGACGTTGACGGAAACGTCTTCTACGACTTCGCGAGCGGTGTTGGAGTCATAAACGTCGGCCACGCCCACCCGCGCGTCGTCGAGGCGATAAAGAAGCAGGCCGAGAAGTTCACCCACTACTCGCTCACCGACTTCTTCTACGAGAACGCCGTCGTTCTGGCAGAGAAGCTCATCGAGCTCGCTCCTGGAGACTTCGAGAAGAAAGTCGTTTACAGCAACAGCGGTGCCGAGGCCAACGAGGCCGCCATGAAGCTCGTCAAGTACGGGACTGGGAGGAAGCAGTTCCTGGCGTTTTACCACGCCTTCCACGGAAGGACCCAGGCCGTTCTGAGCCTTACCGCCAGCAAGTGGGTCCAGCAGGACGGCTTCTTCCCGACCATGCCGGGAGTCACCCACATACCCTACCCGAACCCATACAGGAACACCTGGGGAATCGACGGCTACGACGAGCCCGACGAGCTCATAAACCGCGTCCTCGACTTCATCGAGGAGTACGTCTTCAGGCACGTCCCGCCCCATGAGGTCGGTGCGATATTCTTCGAGCCGATACAGGGTGAGGGTGGCTACGTCGTCCCGCCGAAGAACTTCTTCAAGGAGCTCAAGAAGTTCGCCGACGAGTACGGAATCCTATTGGCTGACGACGAGGTTCAGATGGGCATAGGCAGGACAGGCAAGTTCTGGGCCATCGAGCACTTCGGAGTCGAGCCTGACCTCATCCAGTTCGGTAAGGCCATCGGCGGAGGACTTCCGTTAGCGGGTGTCGTCCACAGGAAGGAGATAAGCTTCGACAAGCCCGGAAGGCACGCGACAACCTTCGGTGGCAACCCCGTTGCCATTGCCGCTGGAATAGAGGTCGTCGAGATTGTCAAGGAGCTCCTTCCGCACGTCCAGGAGGTCGGCGACTACCTCCACAAGATACTTGAGGAGCTCAAGGAGAACTACGAGGTCATAGGAGACGCCCGCGGTCTCGGTCTCGCGCAGGCCGTCGAGATTGTCAAGAGCAAGGACACCAAGGAGAAGTACCCCGAGCTCAGGGACAGGATTGTCGGAGAGGCCGCGAAGCGCGGACTCGTCTTGCTCGGCTGCGGCGACAACAGCATCCGCTTCATCCCACCGCTCATCGTCACCAAGGAGGAAATCGACATCGCGATGGAGATTTTCGAGGACGCCCTCAAGGCCGCCCTCAAGTGA
- the trxB gene encoding thioredoxin-disulfide reductase, whose product MFSLGGFSRGGEYEKKLWDVLIIGAGPAGFTAAIYAARFGLETLILSKDLGGNMALTDLIENYPGFPEGISGSELTARMHEHVKRLGVDIVFDEVERIDPAECAYYEGPCKFTVKTKNGKEYRAKTIIIAVGAAPRKLKVPGEEELTGKGVSYCATCDGPLFKGKKVIVVGGGNTALQEALYLKSIGVDVTLVHRRQKFRADKILQDRFRESGIPAILDTVVTEIIGKDKVEAVRLKNVKTGEEKEMKVDGVFIFIGYEPKTDFVKHLGITDDYGYIPVDMHMRTKVPGIFAAGDITNVFKQIAVAVGQGAIAANSAKEFLEKWAEKNGE is encoded by the coding sequence ATGTTCAGCCTGGGAGGATTTTCACGAGGAGGGGAGTACGAAAAGAAGCTCTGGGACGTTCTTATCATAGGAGCGGGTCCAGCGGGCTTTACGGCGGCGATATACGCGGCTCGCTTTGGTTTAGAAACCCTCATCCTCAGCAAAGATTTGGGCGGAAACATGGCGCTGACGGATCTGATAGAGAACTATCCAGGTTTCCCCGAGGGAATAAGCGGTTCCGAGCTGACTGCGAGAATGCACGAGCACGTCAAGAGGCTCGGCGTTGATATCGTCTTCGACGAGGTCGAGAGGATTGACCCCGCTGAATGCGCCTACTACGAGGGGCCGTGCAAGTTCACGGTGAAGACCAAAAACGGCAAAGAATACCGCGCGAAAACGATAATAATAGCGGTTGGTGCAGCACCCAGGAAACTCAAGGTTCCGGGCGAGGAGGAACTCACGGGGAAGGGAGTTTCCTACTGCGCCACCTGCGACGGCCCACTCTTCAAGGGCAAGAAGGTCATCGTCGTCGGCGGCGGGAACACGGCCCTTCAGGAGGCGCTCTATCTCAAGAGCATCGGCGTTGACGTAACGCTCGTCCACAGGAGGCAGAAGTTCAGGGCCGACAAGATACTGCAGGACCGCTTTAGGGAGAGCGGGATTCCGGCGATACTTGACACCGTTGTCACAGAGATAATCGGAAAGGATAAGGTCGAAGCTGTAAGGCTGAAGAACGTCAAGACGGGTGAGGAGAAGGAGATGAAAGTTGATGGAGTGTTCATCTTCATCGGCTACGAGCCCAAAACGGATTTCGTCAAGCACCTCGGCATAACCGACGACTACGGGTACATTCCAGTTGATATGCACATGCGCACCAAGGTTCCGGGGATATTCGCGGCGGGAGATATAACCAACGTCTTCAAACAGATAGCGGTCGCGGTCGGCCAGGGAGCGATAGCGGCAAATTCCGCCAAGGAGTTCCTTGAGAAGTGGGCCGAGAAGAACGGGGAGTGA
- a CDS encoding metal-dependent hydrolase produces MPNYDVHVLSGIATYPVAVLIGELLKVYAKLPIELTPTALILGYALYVLGSDLPDMDHPDALIHRGSKPIISVAVGSAVFLWAGDKVNLSPEWLNPVVAWVLGALGGIIAWYLFTALMPRHRGIVHSLLFAAVYGFLAFALAGYGLKLSLGEGVYVGLAAFLGYTLHLTLDGSIKLV; encoded by the coding sequence TTGCCAAACTACGACGTCCACGTCCTCAGTGGGATAGCCACATATCCAGTGGCGGTGCTCATAGGGGAGCTCCTGAAGGTTTACGCCAAGCTACCGATTGAACTCACGCCAACGGCGTTAATTCTTGGCTACGCCCTTTACGTCCTGGGAAGTGATCTGCCGGACATGGACCACCCCGATGCACTCATCCACAGGGGTTCAAAACCAATAATCAGCGTTGCCGTTGGGAGCGCGGTCTTCCTCTGGGCCGGCGATAAGGTAAACCTCAGCCCAGAATGGCTTAATCCAGTGGTTGCGTGGGTACTCGGCGCCCTGGGAGGCATCATCGCGTGGTATCTCTTCACGGCCTTGATGCCGAGGCACAGGGGGATAGTTCATTCGCTCCTCTTCGCGGCGGTTTATGGATTCCTCGCCTTTGCCTTAGCTGGATATGGGCTGAAATTAAGCCTCGGGGAAGGAGTTTACGTCGGTCTTGCGGCTTTCCTCGGCTACACGCTTCATCTGACCCTCGATGGATCGATAAAGCTCGTTTAA